In Triticum aestivum cultivar Chinese Spring chromosome 5B, IWGSC CS RefSeq v2.1, whole genome shotgun sequence, the following proteins share a genomic window:
- the LOC123111825 gene encoding pre-mRNA-processing-splicing factor 8A produces the protein MWNGVPPPPPMAAAPPPPGTVGAVPAPPPQAAAPPQAGQSLTPAELEAQLVEKARKWHQLNSKRYGDKRKFGFVEAQKEDMPPEHVRKIIRDHGDMSSKKYRHDKRVYLGALKFVPHAVYKLLENMPMPWEQVRDVKILYHITGAITFVNEIPWVVEPIYLAQWGSMWIMMRREKRDRRHFKRMRFPPFDDEEPPLDYADNLLDVEPLEAIQLELDPDEDGAVYKWFYDHKPLVKTKLINGPSYRKWHLSLPIMATLYRLAGQLLSDLIDRNYFYLFDMESFFTAKALNMCIPGGPKFEPLYRDMEKGDEDWNEFNDINKLIIRQPLRTEYRIAFPHLYNNRPRKVRLCIYHTPMIMYIKTEDPDLPAFYYDPLINPITSTSKIDRREKKASEEEDEDDFSLPDGVGPLLKETPLYTDTTAAGISLLFAPKPFNMRSGRTRRAEDIPLVSEWFKEHCPPAYPVKVRVSYQKLLKCYVLNELHHRPPKAQKKKHLFRSLQATKFFQTTELDWAEAGLQVCKQGYNMLNLLIHRKNLNYLHLDYNFNLKPVKTLTTKERKKSRFGNAFHLCREILRLTKLVVDANIQFRLGNVDAFQLADGLQYIFSHVGQLTGMYRYKYRLMRQIRMCKDLKHLIYYRFNTGPVGKGPGCGFWAPMWRVWLFFLRGIVPLLERWLGNLLARQFEGRHSKGVAKTVTKQRVESHFDLELRTAVMHDVLDAMPEGIKQNKARTILQHLSEAWRCWKANIPWKVPGLPVPIENMILRYVKSKADWWTNVAHYNRERIRRGATVDKTVCRKNLGRLTRLWLKAEQERQHNYLKDGPYVTPEEAVAIYTTTVHWLESRKFSPIPFPPLSYKHDTKLLILALERLKESYSVAVRLNQLQREELGLIEQAYDNPHEALSRIKRHLLTQRAFKEVGIEFMDLYSYLIPVYEIEPLEKITDAYLDQYLWYEGDKRHLFPNWVKPADSEPPPLLVYKWCQGINNLQDIWDTSDGQCVVMLQTKFEKFFEKIDLTLLNRLLRLVLDHNIADYVTAKNNVVLSYKDMSHTNSYGLIRGLQFASFVVQYYGLVLDLLLLGLTRASEIAGPPQMPNEFLTYIDTKVETRHPIRLYSRYIDKVHIMFRFTHEEARDLIQRYLTEHPDPNNENMVGYNNKKCWPRDARMRLMKHDVNLGRSVFWDMKNRLPRSITTLEWENGFVSVYSKDNPNLLFSMSGFEVRILPKIRMTQEAFSNTKDGVWNLQSEQTKERTAIAFLRVDDEHMKVFENRVRQILMSSGSTTFTKIVNKWNTALIGLMTYFREATVHTQELLDLLVKCENKIQTRIKIGLNSKMPSRFPPVIFYTPKEIGGLGMLSMGHILIPQSDLRYSKQTDVGVTHFRSGMSHEEDQLIPNLYRYIQPWESEFIDSQRVWAEYALKRQEAQSQNRRLTLEDLEDSWDRGIPRINTLFQKDRHTLAYDKGWRVRTDFKQYQVLKQNPFWWTHQRHDGKLWNLNNYRTDVIQALGGVEGILEHTLFKGTYFPTWEGLFWEKASGFEESMKYKKLTNAQRSGLNQIPNRRFTLWWSPTINRANVYVGFQVQLDLTGIFMHGKIPTLKISLIQIFRAHLWQKVHESVVMDLCQVLDQELDALEIETVQKETIHPRKSYKMNSSCADVLLFAAHRWQMSKPSLVSESKDVFDQKASNKYWIDVQLRWGDYDSHDIERYTRAKFMDYTTDNMSIYPSPTGVMIGLDLAYNLHSAFGNWFPGSKPLLQQAMNKIMKSNPALYVLRERIRKGLQLYSSEPTEPYLSSQNYGEIFSNQIIWFVDDTNVYRVTIHKTFEGNLTTKPINGAIFIFNPRTGQLFLKVIHTSVWAGQKRLGQLAKWKTAEEVAALVRSLPVEEQPKQIIVTRKGMLDPLEVHLLDFPNIVIKGSELQLPFQACLKIEKFGDLILKATEPQMVLYNIYDDWLKSISSYTAFSRLVLILRALHVNNEKAKMLLKPDKTIVTEPHHIWPSLTDEQWLKVECALRDLILSDYAKKNNVNTSALTQSEIRDIILGAEIAPPSQQRQQIAEIEKQSRETPQSTAITTRTTNVHGDELIITTTSPYEQAAFASKTDWRVRAISATNLYLRVNHIYVNSDDIKETGYTYIMPKNILKKFICIADLRTQVAGFLYGLSPQDNPQVKEIRCISIPPQHGTHQMVTLPVNLPEHEFLADLEPLGWMHTQPNEAPQLSPQDLTSHAKILENNKQWDGEKCIILTCSFTPGSCSLTAYKLTPSGYEWGRSNKDNGSNPHGYLPTHYEKVQMLLSDRFLGFYMVPDNAPWNYNFMGVKHDPLMKYSMKLGTPRDFYHEDHRPTHFLEFSNIEEGEVAEGDREDTFS, from the exons ATGTGGAAcggcgtgccgccgccgccgccgatggcgGCTGCGCCTCCTCCTCCGGGCACGGTCGGCGCTGTTCCGGCCCCGCCCCCgcaggccgccgcgccgccgcaggcAGGCCAGTCGCTCACGCCGGCAGAGCTCGAGGCGCAGCTCGTGGAGAAGGCCCGCAAGTGGCACCAGCTCAACTCCAAGCGCTACGGCGACAAGCGCAAGTTCGGCTTCGTCGAGGCGCAGAAGGAGGACATGCCCCCCGAGCACGTGCGAAAAATCATCAG GGACCATGGGGACATGTCTTCGAAGAAGTACAGACATGACAAGCGTGTTTATCTTGGAGCACTCAAGTTTGTACCTCATGCCGTTTACAAACTACTGGAGAATATGCCGATGCCCTGGGAACAG GTTCGGGATGTTAAGATCTTGTACCATATCACCGGTGCCATAACCTTCGTAAACGAGATCCCGTGGGTAGTTGAGCCCATTTACCTGGCACAG TGGGGCTCAATGTGGATCATGATGCGAAGGGAGAAGAGAGATAGGCGGCATTTCAAAAGAATGCGCTTTCCTCCATTTGATGACGAGGAACCTCCACTGGATTATGCTGATAATTTGTTGGATGTTGAACCGTTAGAGGCTATACAATTGGAGTTGGACCCAGATGAAGATGGAGCTGTGTATAAATGGTTTTATGATCACAAGCCTCTGGTGAAGACTAAGCTTATAAACGGTCCCAGTTACAGGAAATGGCATCTATCTCTTCCCATCATGGCAACACTCTATCGCCTGGCTGGTCAACTTTTGTCAGACTTGATTGACCGGAATTATTTCTATTTGTTTGACATGGAGTCTTTCTTTACTGCCAAAGCACTCAACATGTGTATCCCAG GAGGTCCAAAATTTGAGCCACTCTACCGTGATATGGAGAAAGGGGATGAGGACTGGAATGAGTTTAATGATATCAACAAACTCATCATCCGTCAACCACTTCGGACTGAATACAGAATTGCGTTCCCACACTTGTACAATAACAGGCCAAGGAAAGTGAGACTTTGCATATATCATACTCCTATGATAATGTATATCAAGACGGAGGATCCAGATTTACCTGCATTTTACTATGATCCTCTGATAAATCCAATCACTTCAACCAGCAAGATTGATCGCCGGGAGAAGAAAGCAagtgaagaggaagacgaagacgactTTAGTCTTCCCGATGGAGTGGGCCCTCTTTTGAAAGAAACTCCACTCTACACTGATACGACAGCTGCCGGCATTTCATTACTCTTTGCCCCAAAGCCTTTTAACATGAGATCTGGTAGAACACGCCGTGCTGAGGACATTCCTCTTGTATCTGAGTGGTTCAAAGAGCACTG CCCACCAGCATATCCAGTTAAAGTCCGGGTGAGTTACCAGAAGCTGCTGAAGTGCTATGTGCTTAATGAGCTACACCATAGGCCGCCTAAAGCACAGAAGAAGAAACATCTGTTCCGTTCTCTGCAAGCAACAAAGTTCTTTCAAACTACAGAGCTTGACTGGGCAGAAGCTGGGTTGCAAGTTTGCAAGCAGGGCTACAACATGCTAAACTTGTTGATTCACAGGAAGAATCTTAACTATCTTCATTTAGACTACAATTTCAACTTGAAGCCTGTGAAGACTCTCACAACAAAGGAGAGAAAGAAATCTCGTTTTGGAAATGCATTCCACTTGTGCCGTGAGATTTTGCGACTTACTAAGCTAGTTGTTGATGCAAACATCCAATTTCGCTTGGGAAATGTTGATGCCTTTCAGTTGGCCGATGGTTTGCAATACATATTCTCCCATGTTGGTCAGTTGACTGGTATGTACAGATACAAGTATCGTCTGATGCGGCAAATTAGAATGTGCAAAGATCTGAAGCACTTGATATATTATCGTTTCAACACTGGTCCTGTTGGAAAAGGGCCTGGCTGTGGATTTTGGGCTCCAATGTGGAGAGTGTGGCTGTTTTTCCTTCGTGGTATTGTACCCTTGCTTGAAAGGTGGTTAGGTAATTTGCTGGCCAGGCAGTTTGAAGGTCGCCATTCAAAAGGAGTTGCTAAAACAGTAACCAAGCAACGTGTTGAGTCACACTTTGACCTGGAGCTTCGAACTGCAGTTATGCATGATGTCCTTGATGCTATGCCAGAGGGCATCAAGCAAAACAAGGCCCGGACTATACTACAGCATCTTAGTGAGGCATGGCGCTGCTGGAAGGCAAACATCCCCTGGAAGGTCCCTGGCCTGCCGGTTCCTATTGAAAATATGATACTTCGTTATGTGAAGTCCAAGGCTGATTGGTGGACAAATGTCGCTCACTACAACCGTGAGCGTATCCGGCGTGGTGCTACAGTTGACAAGACCGTCTGCCGCAAAAATCTTGGAAGGTTAACACGTCTGTGGCTGAAGGCAGAACAAGAGAGGCAGCACAATTACTTGAAAGATGGGCCATATGTAACACCTGAAGAGGCAGTTGCTATTTATACAACCACAGTTCATTGGCTTGAATCAAGAAAGTTCTCACCGATTCCTTTTCCTCCACTCTCATACAAGCATGATACCAAACTTCTTATACTGGCTCTGGAAAGGCTAAAAGAGTCTTATAGTGTGGCAGTAAGGTTAAATCAACTGCAAAGAGAGGAACTGGGTTTAATTGAACAAGCATATGATAATCCGCATGAAGCCTTGTCAAGGATAAAACGGCATCTTCTTACTCAGCGTGCTTTTAAGGAAGTTGGCATTGAGTTTATGGATCTGTATAGCTACTTGATTCCGGTATATGAAATTGAGCCTCTTGAGAAAATTACTGATGCATACCTTGACCAATACTTGTGGTATGAGGGGGACAAGCGCCACCTCTTCCCAAACTGGGTAAAGCCTGCTGATTCAGAGCCGCCTCCTCTACTTGTTTACAAATGGTGCCAAGGTATAAACAATTTGCAGGACATATGGGACACGAGCGATGGGCAGTGTGTTGTGATGCTGCAGACAAAATTTGAGaagttctttgaaaaaattgatcTGACTCTGTTGAACAGGCTTCTACGGTTGGTCCTGGACCATAACATTGCTGATTATGTCACTGCAAAGAACAATGTTGTGTTGTCTTATAAGGATATGAGTCACACAAATTCTTATGGTCTTATTCGAGGTCTTCAGTTTGCATCTTTTGTTGTGCAATACTATGGGCTGGTGCTGGATCTCCTGCTTCTTGGTTTAACTCGAGCTAGTGAGATTGCAGGGCCACCACAGATGCCAAATGAGTTCCTTACATATATTGACACAAAAGTTGAGACAAGGCATCCCATCAGGCTCTATTCTAGATATATTGACAAGGTGCATATAATGTTCCGCTTCACTCATGAAGAAGCAAGGGATTTAATTCAGCGTTACTTGACAGAGCATCCTGATCCTAACAATGAGAACATGGTCGGTTACAATAACAAGAAATGTTGGCCTAGGGATGCAAGAATGAGGCTCATGAAGCATGATGTAAATCTTGGAAGAAGTGTATTTTGGGATATGAAGAACCGCCTCCCAAGGAGCATTACTACATTAGAATGGGAGAATGGCTTTGTTtctgtgtacagcaaggataaccCAAACCTGCTCTTTAGCATGTCTGGGTTCGAGGTCCGTATTCTGCCGAAGATACGTATGACTCAGGAGGCATTCAGCAACACAAAAGATGGGGTATGGAATTTACAGAGTGAGCAGACAAAGGAAAGGACAGCCATTGCATTTTTGAGGGTTGATGATGAACACATGAAAGTGTTTGAGAACCGTGTCAGGCAAATCCTTATGTCATCAGGGTCAACAACATTTACCAAGATAGTTAACAAGTGGAACACTGCTCTCATTGGCCTCATGACATATTTCCGTGAAGCCACTGTTCATACGCAGGAACTATTGGATCTGCTTGTAAAATGTGAAAACAAGATCCAGACTCGTATAAAGATTGGCCTGAACTCAAAGATGCCTAGCAGGTTTCCACCAGTTATCTTTTATACACCGAAGGAAATTGGAGGTCTGGGCATGTTGTCAATGGGTCACATTTTGATACCACAGAGTGATCTCAGGTATAGCAAACAGACAGATGTTGGTGTGACGCATTTTCGAAGTGGTATGAGTCATGAAGAGGACCAGCTAATCCCTAACTTGTATCGCTACATCCAACCATGGGAGAGTGAGTTCATTGATTCACAGCGCGTGTGGGCTGAATATGCTTTGAAGAGGCAGGAAGCACAATCACAGAACAGGCGCTTAACACTTGAGGATCTGGAAGATTCCTGGGATAGAGGTATACCTCGTATCAACACACTTTTCCAAAAAGACCGCCACACTTTGGCATATGACAAAGGATGGAGGGTCAGAACAGACTTCAAGCAGTATCAAGTGCTGAAACAAAACCCATTCTGGTGGACACATCAGCGGCATGATGGAAAGCTATGGAACTTAAACAACTACAGAACTGATGTCATCCAAGCACTCGGAGGTGTGGAAGGTATCCTGGAACATACCTTATTTAAAGGAACATATTTCCCTACCTGGGAGGGTCTGTTCTGGGAGAAGGCTTCAGGTTTTGAGGAATCAATGAAGTACAAAAAACTGACAAATGCGCAGCGTTCTGGGCTTAACCAGATCCCCAATAGAAGATTTACCCTTTGGTGGTCACCAACCATTAATCGTGCAAATGTATATGTTGGTTTCCAGGTTCAGCTAGATCTGACAGGGATATTCATGCATGGTAAAATTCCGACCCTGAAAATCTCTCTGATCCAGATTTTCCGTGCACATCTTTGGCAGAAGGTCCATGAAAGTGTTGTTATGGATCTTTGTCAAGTTCTGGATCAGGAGTTGGATGCGTTGGAGATTGAGACAGTACAGAAAGAGACAATACATCCCAGGAAGAGTTACAAGATGAACAGTTCCTGTGCAGATGTCCTCCTTTTTGCTGCACACAGGTGGCAGATGTCTAAACCAAGCTTAGTTTCTGAGTCAAAGGATGTCTTCGACCAGAAAGCAAGTAACAAGTATTGGATTGATGTGCAACTACGATGGGGAGACTATGACTCACATGACATAGAACGTTACACAAGGGCTAAATTTATGGATTATACAACAGATAATATGTCCATCTACCCTTCTCCGACTG GGGTGATGATTGGACTTGATCTAGCATATAATTTGCACTCTGCTTTCGGTAACTGGTTCCCCGGGTCAAAGCCTCTCCTCCAGCAAGCAATGAACAAGATCATGAAG TCAAATCCTGCCCTGTACGTGCTGAGGGAGCGAATAAGGAAGGGTCTCCAGTTGTATTCATCTGAACCCACTGAGCCATATCTGTCTTCACAGAACTATGGAGAGATATTCAGCAACCAAATCATATGGTTTGTGGATGACACAAATGTCTATCGTGTTACTATTCACAAAACCTTCGAGGGTAACCTGACCACCAAACCAATTAATGGTGCAATCTTTATTTTCAATCCAAGGACTGGTCAACTCTTTCTGAAG GTCATCCATACAAGTGTATGGGCAGGACAAAAGCGTCTAGGGCAGCTGGCCAAGTGGAAAACAGCTGAGGAGGTTGCTGCCTTAGTTCGATCTCTTCCTGTGGAAGAGCAGCCAAAGCAAATTATTGTGACAAGGAAGGGTATGTTGGATCCGTTGGAAGTCCATCTGCTTGACTTCCCTAACATTGTTATTAAGGGTAGTGAGTTGCAGCTGCCATTCCAAGCTTGCTTGAAGATTGAGAAATTCGGTGATCTTATTCTCAAGGCTACAGAACCTCAGATGGTTCTTTATAACATATACGATGATTGGTTGAAAAGTATCTCATCTTACACTGCATTCTCTCGTCTTGTGCTTATATTACGAGCACTACATGTCAATAATGAGAAGGCTAAGATGTTGCTGAAGCCTGACAAGACAATTGTTACGGAACCACATCATATCTGGCCAAGTTTGACTGATGAGCAGTGGCTCAAGGTCGAATGTGCGCTCAGGGATCTCATTCTTTCTGATTATGCAAAGAAAAACAACGTTAATACCTCTGCACTTACACAATCTGAGATTCGTGATATAATACTTGGTGCTGAAATAGCCCCACCATCACAGCAGAGGCAACAGATAGCTGAGATTGAGAAACAG TCCCGAGAGACACCTCAGTCAACTGCAATTACAACAAGGACAACTAATGTGCATGGCGATGAACTCATTATCACGACAACCAGTCCATACGAGCAAGCAGCATTTGCGTCGAAAACAGACTGGCGTGTCAGGGCCATCTCTGCTACAAACTTATATCTCCGTGTCAACCACATTTATGTTAACTCAGATGATATAAAG GAGACTGGCTATACTTACATCATGCCCAAGAATATATTGAAGAAGTTTATATGCATAGCAGATCTACGGACACAGGTTGCAGGTTTCCTGTATGGACTGAGTCCACAGGATAATCCCCAAGTCAAGGAGATTAGATGCATATCCATTCCCCCACAGCATGGAACTCACCAGATGGTGACTCTCCCAGTGAATCTACCAGAGCATGAGTTCCTCGCGGACTTGGAGCCATTGGGATGGATGCATACCCAGCCGAATGAAGCTCCTCAGCTATCGCCTCAG GACTTGACATCGCATGCTAAGATTTTGGAGAACAACAAGCAGTGGGATGGTGAGAAGTGCATCATTTTGACATGCAGCTTTACCCCAGGATCGTGCTCACTGACCGCATACAAATTGACACCAAGCGGTTATGAGTGGGGCCGTAGCAACAAGGACAATGGGAGCAACCCACATGGTTATCTCCCAACTCACTACGAGAAGGTCCAGATGCTTCTCAGTGACCGCTTCCTTGGGTTCTACATG GTTCCGGACAACGCGCCCTGGAACTACAACTTCATGGGAGTCAAGCATGACCCATTGATGAAGTACAGCATGAAGCTGGGGACGCCCCGAGACTTCTACCACGAGGACCACAGGCCGACACACTTCCTGGAGTTCAGCAACATTGAGGAGGGCGAGGTTGCTGAGGGGGACAGGGAGGACACCTTCTCGTAG